In Naumovozyma castellii chromosome 1, complete genome, one DNA window encodes the following:
- the NCAS0A09270 gene encoding uncharacterized protein (ancestral locus Anc_2.563), with product MNVSPTPKRYISGTFNPRRVPEPEYNNYHHNYNNHNYQRDNLPRYDDVKRPYQDHLDDALLPDDAKRSNKTFDELVRHNRHLKERLEGKQQEVEKLTILSTSLKEKLIKYTTLTANSNDEIEILKRRIEDLEKENKRLRRRDELFNEKIKEEDSDKKVFTETTEDDELLEKIEKLTAMILKHKQEQRNSGTTPAKTSWKEQNSKAYPTEETLLTQESLELKSLEDQVEKIRHKLALKRENEQRKISLNKELLKLKSSLEPSLSTFSASLNSSSPSKASPLLFKDRHSHHPTIDIIDNDDIITPFKERQLSEPGVNLNVKTPRAKTGSTEEKGWHT from the coding sequence ATGAACGTATCACCTACTCCAAAAAGATATATCTCTGGAACTTTTAATCCAAGAAGGGTTCCTGAACCTGAATACAACAATTACCACCACAACtataataatcataatTATCAACGTGATAATCTTCCAAGATACGATGATGTGAAAAGGCCATACCAAGACCACTTGGACGACGCTCTCTTACCTGACGATGCTAAGAGGTCTAATAAGacatttgatgaattggtAAGGCACAACAGACACCTGAAGGAGAGATTAGAAGGGAAACAACAAGAGGTTGAGAAATTAACAATTCTATCAACCTCGTTGAAGgagaaattaataaaatatactACTCTAACTGCAAACTCCAATGATGAGAtagaaattttaaaaagaaGGATTGAGGATCTAGAAAAGGAGAATAAAAGATTGAGACGAagagatgaattatttaatgaaaagatcAAGGAAGAGGACAGTGACAAGAAAGTATTCACAGAAACTACTGAAGACGATGAATTGttagaaaaaattgaaaaactcACAGCAATGATACTGAAGCATAAACAAGAACAACGAAACAGTGGCACCACTCCGGCTAAAACTTCTTGGAAAGAACAGAACTCAAAAGCTTATCCCACAGAAGAGACCCTTTTAACACAAGAGAGTTTAGAACTGAAGAGTTTAGAGGATCAAGTAGAAAAAATAAGACACAAATTAGCACTAAAACGAGAAAATGagcaaagaaaaatatcattgaaTAAAGAGTtactgaaattgaaatcaaGTTTAGAACCGTCGTTGTCTACCTTCTCCGCCTCACTCAATTCTTCCAGCCCATCAAAAGCTTCGCCACTGTTATTTAAAGATCGCCATTCTCATCATCCAACAATCGACATAATTGacaatgatgatattataaCACCATTTAAAGAGAGACAACTCTCAGAACCAGGAGTAAACCTCAATGTGAAGACACCAAGAGCAAAGACTGGCTCGACCGAGGAGAAGGGATGGCATACATAA
- the UTP18 gene encoding Utp18p (ancestral locus Anc_1.305) → MSETVIKQQYQIPPPDEEEELLAKFVFGDATDFQNSLANFDLDFLNEDNDVTQEINGHKLDGLDNEDEAMDQVNDDQLFFVDEGDEVEPVHDEDAMEIDDEEQETTTSEEESDYDDEVAWIDSDDEKLSISVKETNRTKKLRTSYQELSLNGKNYVRRLRSQFEKIYPKPKWVDDLSSDEDTNDSSDDENEDGLEHVIDGDINALSKVLKSTFNYKDTTQSKLLPSKKLDILRLKDANISHPSQSAIQSMSFHPTKPLLITGGYDRTLRVYHIDGKTNHLVTSLHLKGTPIQTCSFYVSPSDEEHKIFTGGRRRYMHSWDLSPTTSSSSSSAYSSQVARVEKISRLYGHEQTQRSFEKFKIAHFYNFNTDMAHGVILLQGNNGWINVLHATTGVWLTGCKIEGTIVDFCVDYKPLSGKKFQTILIATNTYGEIWEFILNKENGKILRKWKDEGGVGITTIQVGGGTNSSSFFPANAMTKVKSNRWLAIGSESGFVNVYDRKNLGTGPVATLDQLTTTISSLQFSPDGQILCMASRAIKDALRLVHLPSCTVFSNWPTSGTPLGKVTSVAFSPRGEMIAVGNEQGKVRLWRLNHY, encoded by the coding sequence ATGAGTGAGACTGTTATAAAGCAACAGTATCAGATTCCTCCACcagacgaagaagaagaacttcTGGCGAAGTTTGTCTTCGGAGACGCTACAGATTTCCAAAATAGTTTGGCCAATTTCGACTTAGACTTTTTAAATGAAGACAATGACGTTACTCAGGAGATTAATGGGCATAAATTGGACGGATTAGATAATGAGGATGAAGCAATGGATCAGGTCAATGATGACCAacttttctttgttgatgAAGGTGATGAGGTTGAACCTGTGCATGACGAAGATGCTATGGAAATTGACGATGAAGAACAGGAAACTACGACAtcagaagaggaaagtgattatgatgatgaggtTGCATGGATAGACTCAGACGATGAAAAGCTAAGTATTTCCGTGAAGGAGACAAACAGAACCAAGAAACTAAGGACTTCATATCAAGAATTGTCACTTAATGGTAAGAATTATGTTCGCCGTTTAAGAtcccaatttgaaaaaatatatccAAAACCAAAATGGGTAGATGATCTTTCTTCAGATGAAGACACTAATGATTCctctgatgatgaaaacgAAGATGGATTAGAACATGTCATTGATGGTGATATTAATGCCTTATCCAAGGTTTTGAAAAGCACGTTTAATTACAAGGATACTACGCAATCCAAACTATTACcatcaaaaaaattggaCATTCTTCGTCTCAAAGATGCCAATATTTCTCATCCATCTCAATCTGCTATTCAATCAATGTCCTTTCATCCTACTAAACCACTATTGATAACTGGTGGGTACGATAGAACCTTAAGAGTATATCATATTGATGGTAAGACAAACCATTTAGTGACAAGTCTTCATTTGAAAGGTACGCCCATACAAACATGTTCTTTTTACGTATCTCcatctgatgaagaacaCAAGATTTTCACTGGTGGGAGAAGACGTTATATGCATTCCTGGGATTTATCACCTACaacatcttcctcatcctcatctGCATATTCTTCACAGGTTGCTAGAGTAGAAAAGATATCCAGATTATATGGTCATGAACAAACACAACgttcatttgaaaaattcaaaatagcacatttttataattttaaCACCGACATGGCTCATGGTGTCATCCTCTTACAAGGTAATAATGGTTGGATAAATGTATTACATGCTACTACAGGTGTTTGGTTGACAGGTTGCAAGATCGAAGGTACCATTGTCGATTTTTGTGTGGATTATAAACCATTATCGGGAAAGAAATTCCAAACTATACTGATTGCTACTAATACATACGGTGAAATCTGGGAATTTATCTTAAATAAGGAGAATGGTAAAATATTACGCAAATGGAAGGATGAAGGTGGAGTTGGAATTACCACGATTCAAGTGGGTGGTGGTACAAACTCATCCAGTTTTTTCCCAGCCAATGCCATGACTAAAGTTAAAAGTAATAGGTGGTTAGCTATAGGGAGTGAGAGTGGGTTTGTAAATGTTTATGATAGAAAGAACCTGGGAACTGGACCAGTGGCAACTTTGGACCAATTGACTACAACAATATCGTCTCTACAATTTTCTCCAGATGGGCAAATCTTATGTATGGCATCTAGAGCAATCAAAGATGCATTGAGGTTGGTTCATTTACCATCATGTACAGTCTTCTCCAATTGGCCCACAAGTGGAACTCCATTAGGGAAGGTGACTAGTGTGGCCTTTTCACCTCGTGGTGAAATGATTGCCGTAGGTAATGAACAAGGGAAGGTGAGACTATGGAGACTAAATCactattaa
- the NCAS0A09250 gene encoding S-formylglutathione hydrolase (ancestral locus Anc_1.308) — translation MLSHLPIPIQTRRHYYDLPPLKQKDRVLMTFTVKQTIASCGGKLLKLTHQSQCTRTAMDLNVYLPKQFYRQEGASKKIPTIYYLSGLTCTPQNASEKAFWQPQADKYGFAVVFPDTSPRGDNVPDDPASSWDFGHGAGFYLNATRDPFMENYQMKAYVYEELPKLLSQDVELFQGKVDFLGNIAISGHSMGGMGALNGIFNYYNKYVSCSAFAPVVSPSTVPWGKKAFSGYLQEQKEWAQYDPCELVKNVENSNEKNILIHVGSNDPFMEQLKPALFLENVKGTSWEKHVDLNIVEGFDHSYYFISTFVPEHAKFHAKYLGLLD, via the coding sequence ATGTTATCTCACTTGCCTATACCCATACAGACAAGACGACATTACTACGACTTGCCACCATTGAAGCAGAAAGATAGAGTTCTAATGACATTCACCGTTAAACAAACAATTGCCAGCTGCGGCGGTAAACTACTAAAACTTACACATCAATCACAATGCACTCGTACCGCAATGGACCTAAACGTTTACTTACCCAAGCAATTTTATAGGCAAGAAGGAGCATCCAAGAAGATTCCCACCATATATTACTTATCTGGTCTAACATGCACACCACAGAATGCGTCTGAGAAAGCATTCTGGCAACCACAAGCTGATAAGTATGGATTTGCTGTTGTATTTCCTGACACATCCCCTCGTGGTGATAATGTCCCCGATGATCCAGCATCTAGCTGGGATTTCGGTCATGGAGCAGGGTTCTATTTAAATGCTACCAGAGACCCTTTCATGGAGAACTATCAGATGAAGGCGTATGTTTACGAGGAATTACCCAAGTTGTTGAGTCAAGATgttgaattatttcaagGGAAAGTAGATTTCTTAGGGAACATTGCCATTTCAGGTCATTCGATGGGTGGTATGGGTGCTCTGAACGGtatattcaattattatAACAAGTATGTTTCTTGTTCTGCCTTTGCACCCGTGGTGAGCCCATCAACAGTTCCATGGGGTAAGAAAGCATTCAGTGGATACTTGCAAGAGCAAAAAGAATGGGCACAGTATGACCCTTGTGAATTAGTCAAAAACGTGGAGAATTCTAATGAGAAGAATATCTTAATTCATGTGGGTTCTAATGATCCATTCATGGAACAGTTGAAACCTGCATTGTTCTTGGAAAACGTCAAAGGAACTTCTTGGGAGAAGCATGTGGACTTAAACATCGTGGAAGGTTTTGATCACTCTTACTACTTTATATCAACATTTGTTCCAGAACATGCCAAGTTCCACGCCAAATATTTGGGACTTCTAGACTGA